From the genome of Oryza glaberrima chromosome 1, OglaRS2, whole genome shotgun sequence:
CGGTTTCCCTTATTAACTGGGCCAATTATCTTCTTCTATAAATTCCAGCAGGAGAAACTCCTGTCGTCGgttcctcgaaaaaaaaaatcctcctcTGTAAACCCTAGATTTTGAGTAGTCAGTACTCAAACAAGTTGTTTGCAAGAATAGTTAACTAGGATGGTTTAATTTTGGGATCAACAAAATATGTAGTACTGACTAttacctccgttctaaaatataaatatttttagctatgaattgGGACAACACAACGGACGTAGTACATGGTTAACGCCAAGACGAAGAACGTTCGTGGGCCCATACGCATCCGGCCCATGAGAGCCAAACCCTAGGCCCCCACTCGCGTAGCAGCCTGCCTACTTAACTAGTCGGCTTGGTTCTCTCACCGACTCGGAACTCGGAAGCCGAAGCTCGCGGCGGCCATGACGATGGACACGATCCTCCACTTGGTCTACTCCTCCCTCCCCGAAAATCCCgtctcccccaccgccaccctctccgccgccttcacttcctcctcatccggcggcggcggcggtggcgaggatcGCATCAGCGCCctccccgacgacctcctccgctACATCGTCTCCCGCCTCCCCACCAAGGACGCCGCCCGCACCACCACGCTCTCCTCCCGCTGGCGCGGAATCTGGCGCTCCACCCCTCTCGTCCTCATCGACGGCGACCTCTTCCCGCAGGGGCCGCACAtctccgccagcggcggcgcgtcgtcCCCCAGCAGCATCAGGGACGCCGTCGCGAACGCCGTGACACGCGTCCTCGCCTCCCACCCGGGTCCCTTCCGCTTCGTCGGCGTCATCAACTTCTTCCTGGGCCAGCACGTCGACGCGCTCGCGGACTGGCTCCGCCTCCTCGCGGCCAAGGGCGTCGAGGACCTCGTGCTCGTCAACCGCCCGTGGCCGCTCGACGTGAGAATCCCGGACACCATCCTCCGCtgcgcctccctccgccgcctctacCTGGGCGTCTTCCGCTTCCCGGACACCACCGGCCACCCACGCGGCCCCGACGTCTTCCCCCACCTCCAGGAGCTTGGCATCTGCCACACCATCATGGATGACGGGGACCTCGACCACGTGCTCGCCTGCTGCCCCGCGCTGGAGAAGCTCGCGCTCGTCGCTGGCTACGGCACCCCCTCGCGCGTCCGCGTCGAGAGCCGCCACAGCCTCCGGTGCGTTCTGCTCTGGTGGTCCATGATCGACGAGCTCGCCATCGTCGACGCCCCGTGTCTAGAGCGGCTCATCCTCTGGGGGACGTACCCCTGCGAGGAAGAACCCGTCAAGATCGAGATAGGCTACGCTCCGCAGCTCACCGTGCTCGGTTACTTGGACATGGGCATCCACGCGCTTCATATCGGCGGCATGATTATCAAGGTTCTTCACTGCTCATGATAATTGTTTCCTGCTGCAATTTCTTTGGATTGCTGGATAATTCTTGATGTGGAGGCCGGAGGGTTTTGTAATCACGCATTAATTGATTTGTATTTGCAGGCTGGGGTGACGGATGTGAGCCCGATGGCAAAAGTTCCTAGTGTGAAGATATTGGGCATAGATGTGAATTTTGAAGCCCGCAAGGAAATGGAGATTTTGCCCAGTTTCTTGAGATGCTTTCCCAATGTTGAGGCACTTCATATAAAGGTTGTTGATATGCATGATCAGTTCATCACTGTGTAACATCTGTAGCTGTACACGCTCCATCTTTGACTTAACCAGACACTTGCGTTTTGCAGTATAATGTGGATGAGTCCAATAGCGAGCTCAACTCCAAGTTCTGGCAGGAGGTTGGTCATATAGAATGCGTGGAGTCGAGCATCAAGAAGGTGGTGTTCGATCAGTTCAGAGGGGGTGCCAACGAGCTCGAATTCATCAAATTCATTCTGGAGAGGGCTCAAATGCTGGACAAGATGGTGTTTGTCGTGGATCCTGAGAATTCGGCTTTTGTGGATCAGGCCATGAGCATAATGAAGTCACTAGCTTCCACAGACTATACCAGTGCCAGTAAGAAGTGTTCACTGATGATGGTTGGATATAGAAAAGGTCCCCCCGCGTTCAGCTACATGAGAGCATCTGATCTTTCTCTGAGTGACCCATTCTTTGTTTCGAAGGATATACAAGTGACCGTTTAATTATGCAATTGAGATTTCCAAATGTCTGGATGCCATCTGATTTGACTATTGTTCATCGAAAGCTCTCTCTAGTGGTATCTGAAATCTGAATGCATGACTGCATGTCTGCATTTGCATGGCACTGTTTTGCATTGTTGGCATGCGACTATTTTGAAGGATGTTGAAGCATTCCACTAGCATGTGGGCTGAGTGTTAAAGTCAGCAGTAGCATTTCTTATGCCAAAAACTATCATTATATGAATGACAACTGTTGGTAATATATCTGCATTGCGTGTGATTTCCCTTGCTAGATTTTGCCTGATTTTGGTGGTATTGTTATTGCATTATTACACAATGTTTCTTCCATGTTTTTTCTTCCTGGTACAGGTGGTGCATAAGTACTGAAATGGGCAGTAGTCACTTTGTTTTATAATGATTTCACCACTTGAATTGCTATGCTACTAATTACTGCCTCGGAATTTTTCATCTGTTTTTTAGGTGCTCATGTGCTTGTTTACAATGCACATACCTGGAAACTGGGAAGACAATTATACCCCTTGAGTTCATTTTGCCCCTGTTGACTGTTTGTTCACATCTCTTTGAGAAATTTTGTTCAATACCCCACTGGATTGATGAGGATTAGGGATTAATAGTGGAGGTCCGTACTTTGTTGCGATAAACGATTGATAAAAGTGAAAATgaccccggggggggggggggggggggggggggacagcGCTAGGCATTGGACTTCCGGTTTTTGGCAAACAAATCGTGAGTTGTTGCTTTCTGGCAGAAATTAACTGTTTTTAACAAGCGAATTATACTGTTTTTCATCAATCTTCAGAAATAACTGAGAAGCCATGTCGCAGATACTAGTATAATATAGCATTTGTAGTAGTACTATTTTAATCACAAGTCAAATAAACCAGATTTATCTGTACCATCGGCCTGAAATTTCTGTAAAATCTGTGCAATGTTTGGGTTCGAATGTAGTGGGTgggtttggagtttggactgTTTAGCAGAGTGAGCACGCCTACGTGGCAGTTTGGCCGCATTGGCGATCTTTCCTCTCTTGTATACTACTGGTACCAAAAACCCTCGTtgcctcgcctcctcgccgtccggCCCACCAACcaccccggcggcggccatggattACCGGGCGCTCATGACGATGGAGAAGGTCCTTGTTCAGATGGAGAAGGACGGCGTCGACTCGCGGATGCTGGACCTCGGCGCCGACTGCATGTGCAAACTCCTCGTGGCCTCCCTCCCCGACCCGCCCGTCTACCCCGACGCCCTCCTCTCGgccaacgacgacgactcgTCCGGCGACGGCACCGGTGCCGAGGACCGCATCGGCGCGCTCCCCGACGACCTCCTGGGCGGCGTCGTCTCCCGCCTCCCTATCAAGGACGCCGTGCGCACCGCCGCGCTGTCTTCACGGTGGCGCCGCATCTGGCTCTCCGCGCCGCTCGTCCTCGTGGAcggccacctcctcccgccgggCGAGGAGGCGGGCCAACTCCCGCTCGACGCcagcggcgccgtcgccgccgcggtgtcGCGCGTCCTCGAGGCCCACCCGGGCCCCTTCCGCTACGTCGAGCTCACCTCCAGCGCCATGGGggctcgcgctcgccgcggcgaccTCGCGCGCTGGctccacctcctcgccgtcaaGGGCGTCCGCGAGCTCGTCTTCGTGAACCGCCGCAGGCCCTTGGACGTCGCCCTCCCCGCCACGGTGTTCGCCCTCGCGCCCCTCAGCCGCCTCTACCTTGGCACCTGGAAGTTCCCGGacaccgccgccctcccgcgCGGCGCCGGCTTCCCCCACCTCCGGGAGCTCGGCCTCTACTGCGTCGCCATGGAGGACCGGGACCTCGACTTCGTCCTCGCCAACAGCCCCGTCCTGGAGTGCCTCGGCATCTACTACAGCCAGAGGCAGATTgtgctcctccgcctcgccagcCACAGCCTGCGGTGCGTGCAGATCTGCATGTGCATCGCGGAGGACATCGCCGTGGTGGACGCCCCGCGCCTGGAGCGGCTATTGATTTGGGATATGTTTGAGGATGACAACCATGCCACCAGATTGAGCATTGGCCATGCCCCCAATCTACAGTTGCTGGGATACTTGAGGCCAGGAATACATGTCCTGGAGAACGGCAACACCATCATCAAGGTGCACGCGCCTGCGGTTTTGATCCAATTCCGTTCAACAATCGTGAGTAGTAGGTCTAATTAAGATATCCTGATCAGTGATGTTTGATGCTTGCATTGCATAATTGCAGGCTGGGACAAAGGCGAGCCCAAGAACCATCATCCCAAGCATCAATGTATTGGCCTTGAAGGTGCGTTTTGAAGTCCGCAATGAAGCCAAGTTGCTGCCTAGCTTCCTGAGATGCTTTCCCAATGTCGAGAAGCTGCACGTCAAGGTGAATTTACCCTTTGATTCATTGGTTCGGCGCACATTTGCATCGTGTCGTTAACTTTTGATTGATTGCTGCTAGGATCATTTGTCCTTCGATAGCCTTGTCATCGCAGATGTGCAGCCAGATTGTTTATTCCTTTATCTAAGAAATACAAATTGATTGTCCATCACTATCTAGCTGAGCCACCAATCGATTTCTTTTGCAGTCCGAGAAATCAGATGAACCGGTTGGCAGGCTCAACCTCAAGTTCTGGCAGGAGGCTGGTCGCATAGAATGCTTGCAATCGTGCATCAAGTATGTGGTTTTCCATGGGTACCGAGGGGATCGTAGCGAGCTCACCTTCCTGAAGTACATCCTGGGAAGTGGACAGGTGCTGCAGGAGATGGTGATCGTGGTCGCGAATGGAATGTTCTCCACACAGGATGAGGTGGGCGAGAAACTGGTGAAGCCTCTGAGTTCTGTCAAGATGGCCAGTGGAGGCTGTAATATAACGGTCGTTGAGGGCACAGTTCATGATGAAGAAGATTCTTGTTGCCTCCGTGATGCGTTTGATTTTTCTATCGATGACCCCTTTGATCGCTACTTATAGGGAACTCAATGCTGCCTGTGTTTGATCGTCAAGTGGTTTCTGCATTGTGCACCCTAATTTGATTGTGCAGATACCTGCCAGTCAGATATTATATGATTCATGCAGTCACTCTGATAATCTCTGTATGTTTTCTTCTACTGCGTGtgcattgtttttcttttttcgcacaATTGGGCAGAGCTGTGTTGATTAGCTTGCCCATGCATTTTTGTGTTAATTGAATTGTGAATGTGTTAATATGTtatgacagaaaaaaaatagtgatacAAAGTTGCTATGGCAGTCTGATAATCTCAAAGTCTGATTTGTTCTACTGCATGACCGCAGGTGCATTTTTTTTGGGCATACTTATGCTACTTATGCAAAGCTGTGTTGATTACCTTGCCCACGCATTTTGGTGTTTCGTATTAACTGCATTGTGGTTTTGTGTTATATTATGGCAGCAAGAAAAGACAATGCTTTTGCACGAAATTACTATGCCAGTCTTGACTCCATCAATCATTTCGATTCTTGGTAGttgttctgtaaaaaaaaactttccacTTTGAGCTGTTTCTCACACTGTTCATGTGCATTTTTCCAATGTGTATATCAAACGGATTAGAGTGAAAACTACTGTGTTCCAGTTACATCCTTATGCATTTGGTCATGGCAGAACAAGGTTAGCAAAATAGTCATGGATAATTGTGGTAACAATGATGGAAGATCTCAAGATCATATAAAGCATTTCGTTGTTAAGGATTCAGTCACATTGCAGGTGTTGCTGCAAGAATACAGTACACTGTTAAGCTTCACTGAAGCGCTCCATGCCGACTTGGCGAGTGACATCCAGCTGTCTAAAGCATATCACACaattacagtttttttttttttgagaaaaacagTATGAGAGACTCCTActgtgctatatatatatatatatatacatatatatatatatgtagatatatatatatgtatacacatatatacacatatacatatacacatatatacatatatgtgtatatgtatatgtatacatatacatatacatatatatatatatgtatacacatatatacacatatacatatacacatatatacatatatatatatatatatatatatatatatatatatatatatatatatatatatatatatatatatatatatatatacatatatatgtatatgcatacatatatacgtatatgtatatgtatatgtatatatacatatatatatatacatatatacatatatatatacatacatagacACTCATATGGgacaccatggtgcccgggcaccatgatatcaaatgcacaaaatcactcaaatttttcaaaattttcaaattgtgagtatatacctagttataataattcgattcatacctatacctatcaacaaaacaactcaaatttaactttatttcacaatccataattacatacctaactaattatatgtatggatgctatatacctagaatcaaaatctaacagaaacaagttcaaattcagttcaaacttgctttgaactagttagtaaagtagttaatgttaatatctaagtaattgaaaaagtttcatactcatttgaattgggtatatactcaatttcaacaatggtgcccgggcaccatggagcaccaaacaaatttactatatatatgtatgtatatatgtatgtatatatatatgtatgtatgtatgtatatatatatgtatgtatatatatatatatatgtatgtatgtatatatatacatatatgtatgtatatatatatgtatgtatgtatatatatgtatatatatatgtatgtatatatatacatatatgtatatatatatatgtatgtatatatctatgtatgtatatatatatgtatgtatatatatgtaggtaTATATGTAGTAAATttgtatatatagtaaatttgtttggtgctccatggtgcccgggcaccattgttgaaacttagtatatacccaattcaaatgagtataaaactttttcaattacttaggtattaacattaactactttactaactagttcaaagtaagtttgaactgaatttgaacttacttttgttagattttgattctaggtatatagcatccatacatataattagttaggtatgtaatcatggattgtgaaataaagttaaatttgagttgttttgttgataggtataggtatgaatcgaattattataactaggtatatactcacaatttgaaaattttgaaaaatttgagtgattttgtgcatttgataccatggtgcccgagcaccatggtgccccatatgagtgtcccatatatatatatatatatatatatatatatatatatatatatatatatatatatatatatatatatatatatatatatatatatatatatatatatatatacatacatacatatatatacatatacatatacatacatatatacatatacatatacatacatatatacatatacatatatatacatatacatatacatatatatatatatatatacatatacatatacatatatatacatatacatatacatacatatatacatatacatatacatacatatacatatatacatacatacatatacatatatatatatacatatatatacatactatatatatatatatatatatatatatatatatatatatatatatatatatatatatatatatatatatatatatatatatatatatatatatatatatatatatatatataaaactactATATGGCGCTACAGGCGCCATGTATTAGATGGCACCTGACACAATCAACCCCCCTGCCCCACCCCCCACGCACATTCAATTTAAACAGACCACATTGTTAATTTTTAACTCAGCGACCTACCACCCTGCCATCCCCACGTGAACTCGATTTGGTGCAAGCTACACAGTTAACTGTTAACTCAACCACCCACCCCCACGcgcaagttaaattttaactcagcgACCCACAACACAACCCTTCCCTCACACGCACTCGATCTAGTGCATACCAcacagttaaattttaactcagctACCCACCCCCACGCGTACTCGATCTGATGCATACCACacaattaaattttaactcgaCATACTGACTCTATCTGCTATATATATTATGGATTCCCATCTTAGAAATCGTCTACCCACTCTTTCCTGTTCCTCTCCACATTTTACGGATCAGCGATGACTTGTGGTTCCTTGTGCAGAGAGGAGGAATGGTGATGGCGATTAGGGGTTGAGTGGTGGTGGCGAGGCAGTTCCGGTGATGGCTTGGCGACAGGAGGAGCGGTGGCAGTTCGGGGATGAGGAGGACCCGCGTCAAGGAGGagcggcggatccggtggcgCTGAGGTGCGTGGATAGGCACGATGGTGGCATGTGCGGTGTCGACGGGTGACTGTGGGCGGGAGACGAtgcggcggtggatccggctGCCGCTCTGCGCCCCATGCGCGTGGATCCAGCTATGGCGGCGCGGTGCGGGCGGCGCGTCCGCGGATCCGGTGCCCCCTTCCTCCCGCGTGGATCCTGCACGAATGAAGACTATGGGCAGGAGGCAAGATGGCGGCAACCTTCGCGGCGGTGAGCTTGTCCTCCGGCATCCATGGAGCAGCGGTGGGCATCCAAGGAGACGGTGGCACCGAGCATGCCTCTCTCCGagttttcatcttcttcaccggtGGAAGGAGCGGCCACCGCCCGTTGTTTCCGTTCTCAATCTAGAAACCACCGAGAGTCACCTTTTTTCCATTCGacggatccagaaggagaagaaagctGCCAGGATCAACAACACCATCAATCAATTATTTTTCCTGGTTTTGGTTGGACATTGTCCTGTTATTTGATCTCACCGATGTATTATTGTATTATTTGTGTGTAATTAGTTTCTAATACATGTGATTCCTATATGATTAGATGCATCCGGACATCTTGCAAAAAAATTGCAATCTACATATCAGTATATTGACAATTAAAAAAGTACTATATGTAATGTTTggagtaaaatatttactattTGTAATTTGTCAGTAAAAGTAACTAAATGATGTATGATAGTTGAATCTGACCATACCTAAAAGAAACAGAAATTCCATTCCCTGTGTAGAGAAAACTAAATTTAGGTGTACAAGCATTATTTTCGGATCAAGGACTCTATTCATTATCCACCACAACAGATTATCCACCACAACAGGATGtatcgcatgaaaaaaaattctgcttATTTCGGGGCCTCCTCTAACAGCTTATGGAATTAACGCCAAATCAATGCACGCTATGATTTCGCAGTTTCTGGAccggcggatccggcgacaTGGAGTTGATTTCTATCCGGTGAATTAATCATCAGTTAATTTCCATCGATGTAATTTCCGGGGAGATGTGCATCAAAAcaataaaattctaataataaagTGTGAATTACGTCACACATCGCCATCACCGCCTAATGTCTCAAAGTTTTTCATCTACTCGTACCAGTTTAcgataagttaaaatttaactcatatTCATTGTCATCAGAAACAACAcacatccataaaaaaaagaatctaccAGTAAATTTTTAACTACATAACCACCAACCCATAATTTTAAGTTAATGACAGCTCATTCATACAGCCAGAAAAtaggtaaaattttaactcaacaACGAAATCACCGCAACGCATCACCCAACatagtattagttaaaatttaacttcacaTTCGATTTTGTTTGGTCCGGAGGGAGAGGGTTCGTTGCTTCATGTTGCGCCATGTTTTAcacaagttattttttaactccaCAGTCTGTTGGTTTGGTTTAGTGGGCATTCTTTTCGTTTGCGCCACAATTTCCgtcagttaaattttaactcgcCAGTACCTTGGATAGATTTGGTGGGCTGACATCTCCTCGTTGTGCGTGGCACTGGGTAGCGCCaccgtatatatgtatatatgtatacatatatgtatatatatatatatgtatatatatatatatctatatatatatatatatgtatatatatatatacacacagaGCAATATTTACAAGAGAGaaacaatctatctatctatctatctatctatttattatattattaaaacagccttgaaaggaggcaccacgttcgctgtgggggctagaaattcccacattaatcggagaaaaagaaaaaaaaagaaaaggagagtccaagtagaaatacaatataaaaatagctgaaattcggaattaaaataagcaatactgaaataagtttccatataagaacccaatacgagattaatcaaaattcaaaataaaaataaaatagaatccaaaattagaaaaaaaaggagaatccaagtagaaatacaatataaaaatagctgaaattcggaattaaaaataactaatattgaaaaaagtttccatataagaacccaatacgagattaatcaaaatttgaaataaaaataaaataaaatccaaaattaaaaaagaaaaggatagtccaagtaggaatacaattttaaaatagctgaaattcgaaattaaaaataaggaatattaaaagaagagtccatataagaacccaacacgagattaattaaaattgggaataaaaataaaaataaatccaaaattagaaaaaaaataaaagaagagttcaagtaggaatacaatttaaaattagctaaaattcggaattaaaaataagcaatattgaaagaagaatccatataagaactcaatacaagattaattaaaattcagaataaaaaaataatatccaaaattagaaaaattaaaagagagttcgagtaggaatacaattttgaaacaactaaaattaaaaataaaaaaattaaaagaacacaatacgatattaattaaaatttgaaaaaaaataaattctgaaattttaaaaataaaaataagatttcaattaggaatacaatttataaataacaaaaatttggaataaaaataaagactattgaaagaaaagactgtctaaaacacatgacgagataaattaagtaacatgcctataaaatagtagagtggtggcggttgatacgtcatataaaattgttaataaaacaccaaatagatcctaatgacgattaaaaggagggacgaccaGCAGACTgtgaagcaaacgagtaaggcggttgccaggacttctagaaagtaaaaaaaaaaccattgattatcatattcgatttttaaaatctcaatgcctataaaaaggagaagcagcgagcggggtgtataggagtatagttgcagagccaccAACGgttgacgagacttctagaaaacaaaaaataaattccaacgatagttatgtttgatgtttagaatcacaatgacaataaagagtaggcggcggatgggccgtaaaggagcatagtggcatcattttacgggacttctaaaaagtaaaaaaaaaacaatgataatcatgttcgattttaaaatctcaatgataataaagaagggaggcaacGGGCGAGCCATAGAGAAGTACAATgtcaaagccgctgacggtttgccgggacttctagaaagtaaaaatgaacccaaatgataattatgttcagTTTTTAAAatgtcaatgataataaagagaagagacagtggacgggccgtagatagtggacgggccgtagaggagtataatggcaacgtctaacgggacatctagaaattataaaaacgaaacccaacgtgacaataaactctaaaaactataagatccaattttgaaaggttccaaggagaatgaatagagaTAGTGATAGATCGTTCAAGCAAATAAAGGAGGAGATgtcataaggggtagcaactggtgtgacttttaaaaactatataattagaaacacggggatgataaggtttggtgtTTCAAAGTTTTAAGataatgagatagctatttaataattttaaagtaaaatcatacttaaaaaaatatatgattttgtttgggtgctagccgcgcaattgcgcgggccaagaaaaaaaaaggaaaggagagtccaagtagaaatacaatttaaaaatagctgaaattcggaattaaaatctTACCCGTTAGATTATAGTGGGGCCGAATTATAATGGTATAGATTAATTGATATAATTGTATACAAGATACAATTATATCTACATAAATTGAAGTTAAGAGTTGTATGTCTATtaaaactaaaagttgtataaaatccAAATACACTTCTACGTATAAGGttcctataaaaataaaatttttcagAGGCATGCAGCCTTGCGGAATTGAAATCAAACATGATATAGGATCTATACGTATGTAATGGACTCAATATGAATTATTGTCTGATTTCTGTTAGCCAAAAGAAGTTCCGTATGAATTAGATTATACATATGTACTTCTATAAATCAAGCACGTATCACAATAATATTTAGGCTTTGATATGGATGGAAACAGATCAACAAATATTAGGGGGACGAAAGCTGCGAACGAAAGCTGCAGCAGCAGGTTAAGCAACA
Proteins encoded in this window:
- the LOC127759997 gene encoding F-box/FBD/LRR-repeat protein At5g22660-like, with product MTMDTILHLVYSSLPENPVSPTATLSAAFTSSSSGGGGGGEDRISALPDDLLRYIVSRLPTKDAARTTTLSSRWRGIWRSTPLVLIDGDLFPQGPHISASGGASSPSSIRDAVANAVTRVLASHPGPFRFVGVINFFLGQHVDALADWLRLLAAKGVEDLVLVNRPWPLDVRIPDTILRCASLRRLYLGVFRFPDTTGHPRGPDVFPHLQELGICHTIMDDGDLDHVLACCPALEKLALVAGYGTPSRVRVESRHSLRCVLLWWSMIDELAIVDAPCLERLILWGTYPCEEEPVKIEIGYAPQLTVLGYLDMGIHALHIGGMIIKAGVTDVSPMAKVPSVKILGIDVNFEARKEMEILPSFLRCFPNVEALHIKYNVDESNSELNSKFWQEVGHIECVESSIKKVVFDQFRGGANELEFIKFILERAQMLDKMVFVVDPENSAFVDQAMSIMKSLASTDYTSASKKCSLMMVGYRKGPPAFSYMRASDLSLSDPFFVSKDIQVTV
- the LOC127760127 gene encoding F-box/FBD/LRR-repeat protein At1g13570-like, coding for MDYRALMTMEKVLVQMEKDGVDSRMLDLGADCMCKLLVASLPDPPVYPDALLSANDDDSSGDGTGAEDRIGALPDDLLGGVVSRLPIKDAVRTAALSSRWRRIWLSAPLVLVDGHLLPPGEEAGQLPLDASGAVAAAVSRVLEAHPGPFRYVELTSSAMGARARRGDLARWLHLLAVKGVRELVFVNRRRPLDVALPATVFALAPLSRLYLGTWKFPDTAALPRGAGFPHLRELGLYCVAMEDRDLDFVLANSPVLECLGIYYSQRQIVLLRLASHSLRCVQICMCIAEDIAVVDAPRLERLLIWDMFEDDNHATRLSIGHAPNLQLLGYLRPGIHVLENGNTIIKAGTKASPRTIIPSINVLALKVRFEVRNEAKLLPSFLRCFPNVEKLHVKSEKSDEPVGRLNLKFWQEAGRIECLQSCIKYVVFHGYRGDRSELTFLKYILGSGQVLQEMVIVVANGMFSTQDEVGEKLVKPLSSVKMASGGCNITVVEGTVHDEEDSCCLRDAFDFSIDDPFDRYL